Sequence from the Kribbella aluminosa genome:
CGGTCAGCAATGTCGACTGGGAGGCAGGATTCGACACGTCGAAGATGGAGTACGACAAGATCGGCGTGCTGCCGACCTTCCCGTACGACGTGGCCGGCCGGTGAGCGGGATGCGTTTCGCGGCAGGAGTGCTGGCCGGTCTGGCGTTGCCGGCTCTTGTCCTCGGAGGCGGGGTGGCGGCGCGAGCCGCCGCCCCGGCGGGGCATACCGATTGCAGCTCCTTCTGGGTCTCGCCCGACGGGAGCGACGCTGGGCCGGGGTCTGAGCGGAAGCCTTGGAAGTCGGTTGAGCACGCGCGGGACACGTTGCGGCTGCGCGGACATGCCGGGTGTACGCCGGTCGTGAATCTGAAGGCCGGCACGTATCAGGTGGACAAGACGATCACGTTCGACGACCGCGACTCCAACGTCACCTACCGCAGCGTGGACGGGCCGGGCAAGGCCGTCTTCGAGGCGGGGCAGGAGGTGACGGGCTGGACGCCGTACAAGGACGGCATCTTCAAGGCGCCGGTCGACGTCGGCCAGCCGTTCTACAGCTTGTACGCCGAGGGCAAGCGTGCGACGACGGCCCGCTTCCCGAACAAGGCGTCTGACGACAAGTGGGCGCCGTACCTGAAGTCGGTCCTGTTCGACCCGACCAAGGAGGCGGTGCACGACCAGCTCGGGTTCAGCACCGGCGACATCGACCCGTCGTGGGACCTGCGGCTCGGGACCGACTGGCCGGCGCAGGTGACGGTCTGGTCGGGCGGCTCGTGGTCGTGGTTCACCGACACGATCCCGATGCTCGACATCAACTTCGCCAAGAAGCGGACCACGCTCGTCTACCCGGCGCGGTACGGCTTCATCAACTCGGGCGGCGGCTCCCGGTACTACGTCCAGAACTCGCTGAGCCTGCTCGACCAGGCGGGTGAGTACTACCTGGACTACCCGGCGAAGACCCTGTACTACAAGCCGTCCGGCGGCACCATGGACGGCGTCAAGGTGTTCCGGCCGACGCAGACCGAGGTGTTCTCGATCGCCGGCGCGTCCGCGAACCGGCGAGTGGAGAACCTGACGCTCGACGGCCTGACCATTCAGCACACCGACTTCATGCAGTGGTACCGGTACGGCTGGAACGGGACCGGGGACTCGGGCGTGAAGCACAAGTACCCGAAGTACGACACCCAGATCGAGATGCCGCGGAACCAGTGGGGAGCGATCACGCTCACCAACACCCGGGGCGTGACGCTGACCAGGTTGCACCTGCAGCAGACCGGCTTCACCGGGATCGAGCTGCTGTTCGCGAACGAGAAGGCCACGGTGTCGGACAGCCTGCTCGAACACATCGGCAACGACGGCATCAAGGTCGAGGGTGGCTACCCCGGCGAGGGAGACCTGGCGCACGGCAACACGTTCACCAACAACTACATCCACCACATCGGTGAGCTGGTCCCGGGCGACTCGGCCGGCATCGAGATCATGGACAGCGGTCACAACCTCGTGAGTCATACGGTGGTCGAGCACGGTGCGCGGTACGGCATCAGCATCGAGTCGCGGCCGGAGATCCCGAACGCGGACAACTACACCGGCGGGAACACGGTGAAGTACGTGCGGTTGTCGCATCTCGCGCAGGACAGCGGCGATACGGGCCCGTTCTACGCGTACGGCGTCCGCAACGAGCCGCCGTACACGCCGGATGCGTCGGTCTCCCAGATGATCATCGACGACGCGAATGCGGACCCGTCGATGCCGGACGCGAAGCCGTACGGCGTGCACATGGACTTCGGCGGCTGCGGGTTCGCGTTCTCGGACATCAAGGTGACGAACACCGAGAGCGACCCGTACCACGGCCCGTCGGCCGGTCCGTGCGACACGTTCGCGAACGTGAGCTGGGAGGCCGGGTTCGACGACTCCAAGCTGCAGTACGACCAGATCGGCGTACTGCCGTCCTTCCCGTACGAGAAGCCCTGAGGGCCGCGCCTGACCTGTTTCCCGCAGACACACCGATCTGAGCTGCGCGACTCTCCAAGACGAGACACAGTCGAACACGGGAGAACGGAAAGCGTTCTCCGATCGTGGGGGGACGACCCTGGGAGTGTCGCGTGGCTCAAACAGACCGAATCCCCAGCCGACCGACCACAGCCGGAAAACCGACCGGCTCCGGACCACCGGGTACAGCTACGGACAGTGGTGGAACGACGGCCAAGCCGCTCTCGTGGTGGGCACGCGCCAGACGGGACAAGGTCCTGCTGCTGATGGCTCTGCCCGGGCTGGCGCTGCTGCTGTTGTTCCACTACCTGCCGTTGCTCGGGAACCTGATCGCGTTCCAGGAGTACCTGCCGTTCGTCCCGCTCGGCCGCAGCGCCTGGGTCGGGCTGGACAACTTCGCGGTGATCTTCAACGGCGACGCGGAGTTCCTCAACGCACTCAAGAACACGCTGCTGATCACGCTGGTCCAGGTGGTCTTCGTGTTCCCGGCGCCGATCGCGCTCGCGCTGCTGCTGAACAGCCTGCTGTCCGAGCGGATCAAGCGCGTCGTGCAGTCGGTGCTGTACCTGCCGCACTTCCTGTCCTGGGTGATCGTGATCGCGATCTTCCAGCAGATCCTCGGCGGCAGCGGCCTGATCAACAACTTCCTGCGCTCGCACGGGATGGGCACGATCGACTTCCTCGGCAACCCGGACGGGTTCATCGCGCTGCTCAGCAGCCAGGTGATCTGGAGGGACACAGGGTGGGGGACGATCCTGTTCCTGGCCGCGCTGACCCAGATCGATCCCGGGTTGTACGAGGCTGCGCGGGTCGACGGCGCCTCCCGGTGGCGGCAACTGTGGCACGTCACCGTGCCTGGTATCCGTGGGCTGATCATCCTGCTGCTGATCCTGCGGCTCGGCGACTCGCTGACCGTCGGGTTCGAGCAGATCATCCTGCAGCAGAACCTGGTCGGACGGCCGGCGAGCGAAGTACTCGACACGTACGTCTACAACAACGGCGTACTGGCCGGGCAATGGGGCGTGTCCGCCGCGGTGGGCCTGGTGAAGGGCCTGGTCGGCGTCGCC
This genomic interval carries:
- a CDS encoding right-handed parallel beta-helix repeat-containing protein, coding for MNLKAGTYQVDKTITFDDRDSNVTYRSVDGPGKAVFEAGQEVTGWTPYKDGIFKAPVDVGQPFYSLYAEGKRATTARFPNKASDDKWAPYLKSVLFDPTKEAVHDQLGFSTGDIDPSWDLRLGTDWPAQVTVWSGGSWSWFTDTIPMLDINFAKKRTTLVYPARYGFINSGGGSRYYVQNSLSLLDQAGEYYLDYPAKTLYYKPSGGTMDGVKVFRPTQTEVFSIAGASANRRVENLTLDGLTIQHTDFMQWYRYGWNGTGDSGVKHKYPKYDTQIEMPRNQWGAITLTNTRGVTLTRLHLQQTGFTGIELLFANEKATVSDSLLEHIGNDGIKVEGGYPGEGDLAHGNTFTNNYIHHIGELVPGDSAGIEIMDSGHNLVSHTVVEHGARYGISIESRPEIPNADNYTGGNTVKYVRLSHLAQDSGDTGPFYAYGVRNEPPYTPDASVSQMIIDDANADPSMPDAKPYGVHMDFGGCGFAFSDIKVTNTESDPYHGPSAGPCDTFANVSWEAGFDDSKLQYDQIGVLPSFPYEKP
- a CDS encoding ABC transporter permease subunit; the protein is MALPGLALLLLFHYLPLLGNLIAFQEYLPFVPLGRSAWVGLDNFAVIFNGDAEFLNALKNTLLITLVQVVFVFPAPIALALLLNSLLSERIKRVVQSVLYLPHFLSWVIVIAIFQQILGGSGLINNFLRSHGMGTIDFLGNPDGFIALLSSQVIWRDTGWGTILFLAALTQIDPGLYEAARVDGASRWRQLWHVTVPGIRGLIILLLILRLGDSLTVGFEQIILQQNLVGRPASEVLDTYVYNNGVLAGQWGVSAAVGLVKGLVGVALVIGANKIAHIFGEAGVYQK